One genomic window of Lytechinus variegatus isolate NC3 chromosome 1, Lvar_3.0, whole genome shotgun sequence includes the following:
- the LOC121409731 gene encoding inhibitor of growth protein 1-like — MSHSAANMYQTTSYVEDYLDCIESLPNDLQRSVSQIREIDNTYQSVLREIKQLYETLVTKDLDNHNKRRTLIHLHRCLIQSQELGDEKLQFASQISEIVENRLRQMNMNRTHLEIMEKPEHPPDPPPKTKKAAPAVIEQEAPAEKASKRLRRGRNSDVKEKDNHRVPQQNDNNPKAKKKKRNKAKERDILPIDPPIDPNEPTYCLCQQVSYGDMVGCDNKDCPYEWFHFGCVGLSSKPKGKWYCPKCLPEVKKK; from the exons ATGAGTCATTCGGCTGCAAATATGTACCAAACTACTAGTTATGTAGAAGACTACTTGGATTGCATCGAGTCGCTTCCAAATGATCTGCAAAGGAGCGTGTCTCAAATTCGTGAGATCGACAATACGTATCAGA GTGTTTTGAGAGAAATCAAGCAGCTCTACGAGACTCTGGTGACCAAGGATCTGGACAATCACAACAAACGGCGAACCCTCATCCACCTCCATCGATGTCTCATCCAGAGTCAGGAGCTTGGAGACGAGAAGCTGCAGTTTGCATCTCAGATATCAGAGATCGTGGAGAACCGCCTCCGCCAGATGAACATGAATCGCACCCACCTTGAGATCATGGAGAAGCCCGAGCATCCTCCTGACCCCCCTCCGAAGACGAAGAAGGCTGCCCCAGCAGTCATAGAGCAGGAAGCACCTGCGGAGAAAGCAAGCAAGCGTTTGAGGCGGGGGCGCAACAGCGATGTCAAGGAGAAAGACAACCACAGGGTGCCACAGCAGAACGACAACAACCCCAAGGCCAAGAAGAAGAAGCGTAATAAGGCTAAGGAGAGGGACATCTTGCCCATCGATCCTCCCATCGACCCCAATGAACCCACGTACTGTCTTTGCCAGCAGGTCTCTTATGGAGATATGGTTGGATGTGACAATAAAGACTGTCCTTATGAATGGTTTCATTTTGGATGCGTTGGACTCTCATCAAAACCCAAAGGCAAGTGGTACTGTCCAAAATGCTTGCCGGAAGTCAAGAAAAAATGA